A single genomic interval of Hevea brasiliensis isolate MT/VB/25A 57/8 chromosome 4, ASM3005281v1, whole genome shotgun sequence harbors:
- the LOC110650304 gene encoding uncharacterized protein LOC110650304, whose protein sequence is MPSYAKFLKEILSNKRILEDYETVALTEECSALLQNKLPPKLKDPGSFSIPCHIGDTSIEKALCDLGASVSLMPLSICEKLKVGDLKPTTISLQLADRSIKYPMGILENIEEDVRTPIILGRPFLAITGANIDVKNGKLRLKVGEEEIEFNLFQDCKKSIVVNSCYKVDVIENDTGMEDIKLEGSQITLHSQCNQHTV, encoded by the exons ATGCCCTCATATGCTAAATTCCTAAAAGAAATTTTGTCAAACAAGAGGATTTTAGAAGATTATGAAACTGTGGCATTAACAGAGGAGTGTAGTGCTCTCTTACAGAATAAACTTCCACCAAAATTGAAGGATCCAGGAAGTTTCTCTATTCCTTGTCACATTGGGGACACTAGTATTGAAAAGGCATTGTGTGATCTTGGAGCTAGTGTAAGTTTGATGCCACTCTCCATTTGTGAAAAGCTGAAGGTAGGAGATTTGAAGCCCACCACCATTTCATTGCAACTAGCTGATAGATCTATCAAATATCCAATgggaattttggagaat ATAGAAGAGGATGTAAGAACACCCATCATACTTGGAAGACCATTTTTGGCTATTACAGGAGCTAATATAGATGTAAAGAATGGGAAATTAAGGTTGAAAGTGGGAGAAGAGGAAATAGAATTCAATTTATTCCAAGATTGCAAGAAATCGATTGTGGTAAATTCTTGTTATAAGGTGGATGTTATAGAAAATGATACTGGAATGGAAGATATTAAGTTGGAGGGAAGTCAAATTACTCTTCATTCTCAGTGTAATCAGCATACAGTGTGA